From a region of the Anoplopoma fimbria isolate UVic2021 breed Golden Eagle Sablefish chromosome 16, Afim_UVic_2022, whole genome shotgun sequence genome:
- the frmpd4 gene encoding FERM and PDZ domain-containing protein 4, whose amino-acid sequence MDVFSFVKMPKLSGHRTKSSGWPPPSGTWSSSQGPPNGWDMGTNREGRDCYINHLSQSSSLDEVRLDGDRFVPPAPRKVEMRRDPVLGFGFVAGSEKPVVVRSVTPGGPSEGKLVPGDEIMMINDEPVSSAPRERVIDLVRSCKESILLSVVQPYPSPKSAFISAAKKAKLKTNPVKVRFAEEVIINGQIPETVKDNSLLFMPNVLKVYLENGQTKSFKFDSSTSIKDVIMTLQEKLSIKSIEHFSLMLEQRAEGSASKLMLLHEQEMLTQVTQRPGSHKMKCFFRITFVPKDPVDLLRRDAVAFEYLYVQSCNDVVLERFGSELKYDTALHLAALQMYILTINTKQSQKVSLKYIEKEWGLGLFLPPAVLSSMKEKNIKKALTHILKTNQNLVPPGKKLTALQAKVHYLKYLSDLRLYGGRVFKSTLIQGEKHTEVTLLVGPKYGISHVINTKTNLVALLADFSHVNRIEMYTEDENRVRVELHVLDVKPITLLMESVDAMNLACLTAGYYRLLVDSRRSIFNVAKNTETSHAARVKQTYQAIECTYSTPHKGFEDRNNQRCSQDYSDQECEYLDHRKFEGQPLYITEIHQAQHSIHMAERAECCRIPCTQTYLNVPRPKPQDSARGAKVSFIFGDPPLDGVNPQNLGYQRLMDESPEILDNHSHMYRRLEEDYKMMDAIEDGDGYQYSTKIFGPTECIEEPLLHDICYAETTDEAEDEDDISCEEDMVMSDIDKPMLLSLSGSSDDIIDLTSLPPPPEGNDEEDNDVLLHSLNLAIAAPPPGFRDSSDEEEQQGAGTRGQGACNDIPVSLIDSVPNHGEPLNDAVVTTLQALEALAASEEQSPAQSESSTGVEISRAFSPESSDSGNETNSSEMTESSELATAQRHSENHLRMHLAMTEGYHAVSEEKTEAVAPSDGGAGDMQYNPQEHQDDEAKSSAVASSQMFHSDGGEMEPETMEIKSVSEYFTQMHIGSVMSRHRGKQREADGRIQGDPTCESSDRSHMTSHDAAREEPPHLVGKYNAFTVRDSYYMNQLDLGRTHFKDRPQKWQQRAPGNKMAENLSPECVNDSQASHADRLTVKGEKRDSSERSQLLIDHLHSPSKGPVLAGGDATSQDNEQQQIKIPPREHDITQPYEYHVSKRMSSIQSEGVHSLQSSQCSSIDAGCSTGSSSCVTPMDSPLCATDNMHVLSESSLKGLSYVTAEEKAFGPPGQGRAGHSMDPTLLRKIHAATSAEPGFGITRDGSHRMPKIKETTACTKLKKVGEESSLALCNETSTTTTTTSPSSLRSSTEPSGLTQASPEPDPHALAFPSSGSSWDPKTSSLRKPHRDLMLRRSWSAIMPGSRSLEALLEKTRATLTRKNGGQNFQSQDPPNAQRIFSAQTLPKSLSQGSVASNSSSKRLLSGTSLLLPESTAPSLDARRPTWRRLVPFSHFFPRRKKNTDGDVEDRKMHSHAPFSVNSVSFYRKKKTVMKADYKAEQRNTAAAVNDVSLKARLARVNSMKGKTYSLQTGFALARKDALEIGGVLRSSLGRLSRGEKREVNKADMDTFSQLLFTQAKVLSSACSQMGTEYSSPEELLLTLTHSFHTLCCLTQACMSLVDGLSTESERREVVAKVDEVVMNYVCLLKAAEAASGSSASDQSVNALTHHSATMSAIINALTHSLKTLLHK is encoded by the exons CCACCTCTCCCAGAGCAGCTCTCTGGATGAGGTGCGTCTGGACGGGGACAGGTTTGTGCCACCAGCGCCCCGGAAGGTGGAGATGAGACGAGACCCAGTGCTTGGCTTTGGATTTGTGGCAGGCAGTGAGAAACCTGTGGTGGTCCGCTCAGTAACGCCAG GGGGTCCGTCAGAAGGCAAGCTGGTCCCAGGAGACGAGATCATGATGATTAATGATGAGCCAGTCAGTTCAGCACCCAGGGAGAGGGTTATTGACCTTGTCAG GAGTTGCAAGGAGTCCATATTGTTGAGCGTTGTTCAGCCATACCCA TCACCCAAATCTGCATTCATCAGCGCAGCCAAAAAGGCCAAGTTAAAGACTAATCCTGTTAAAGTCCGCTTCGCTGAAGAAGTCATCATCAATGGCCAGATCCCC GAAACGGTGAAGGACAACTCCCTTCTCTTTATGCCAAATGTTCTGAAGGTGTACCTGGAGAACGGGCAGactaaatcatttaaatttgaCAGCAGCACATCCATTAAG GATGTCATCATGACCCTGCAAGAAAAGCTATCCATTAAGAGCATCGAGCACTTCTCCCTGATGCTGGAGCAACGAGCCGAGGGGTCTGCCAGCAAACTCATGCTACTGCATGAGcaggagatgctaactcag GTGACACAGAGGCCAGGCTCACACAAGATGAAGTGCTTTTTTCGCATCACTTTTGTCCCAAAGGATCCCGTGGACCTGCTGAGGAGAGACGCAGTAGCATTTGAGTACCTCTATGTTCAG AGCTGTAATGATGTGGTCTTGGAGAGATTTGGGTCAGAGCTGAAATACGACACGGCCCTCCATCTGGCTGCCCTGCAAATGTATATTCTAACCATAAACACCAAGCAGTCCCAGAAAGTTTCCCTAAAATATATTGA GAAGGAGTGGGGTCTGGGGTTGTTCCTGCCTCCAGCAGTGCTGTCTAGCATGAAAGAGAAGAACATCAAAAAAGCCCTCACTCACATCCTAAAAACCAACCAGAACCTGGTGCCGCCTGGTAAAAAG CTGACTGCTCTGCAGGCAAAGGTCCATTATCTGAAGTATCTCAGTGATTTGAGGCTGTATGGAGGACGGGTTTTTAAATCCACGCTGATT CAAGGCGAGAAGCACACAGAAGTGACGTTGCTGGTGGGGCCCAAGTATGGCATCAGCCATGTGAttaacaccaaaacaaatctAGTGGCCCTTCTGGCTGATTTCAGTCATGTCAACCGCATTGAGATGTATACAGAAGATGAGAACAGGGTTAGAGTGGAGCTACATGTTCTGGACGTAAAG CCAATCACTCTTTTAATGGAGTCTGTTGATGCAATGAATCTGGCCTGTTTGACTGCTGGCTACTACAGATTACTGGTGGACTCCCGGCGCTCCATTTTCAATGTggccaaaaacacagaaacaa GCCATGCAGCAAGAGTGAAGCAGACCTACCAGGCCATTGAGTGTACATACAGCACACCGCATAAAGGATTCGAAGACAGAAACAACCAGAGATGCAGCCAAGATTATTCTGACCAGGAGTGTGAATACCTTGATCACAGGAAATTTGAAGGCCAACCACTTTACATAACTGAGATCCACCAGGCCCAGCACTCAATTCACATGGCAGAGCGAGCAGAGTGCTGCAGAATCCCTTGCACCCAAACTTACCTCAATGTCCCCAGGCCCAAACCCCAAGACTCCGCCAGGGGTGCAAAGGTCTCCTTCATATTCGGAGATCCTCCCTTAGACGGTGTAAACCCCCAAAATCTGGGCTACCAGAGACTGATGGATGAGAGCCCAGAGATTCTAGACAATCACAGCCACATGTATCGGCGTCTTGAGGAGGACTATAAGATGATGGATGCCATAGAAGACGGGGACGGTTATCAGTACTCCACCAAAATCTTTGGTCCTACTGAATGCATCGAGGAGCCGCTGCTGCACGACATCTGTTACGCAGAGACGACGGATGAAGCAGAGGATGAGGATGACATCAGCTGTGAGGAGGACATGGTGATGAGTGACATTGACAAGCCCATGTTGCTCTCGCTCTCAGGGTCCAGCGATGACATCATTGACTTgacttccctccctcccccgccGGAGGGTAACGACGAGGAGGACAATGACGTGCTTCTGCACTCTCTTAACCTGGCCATCGCTGCTCCTCCTCCCGGCTTCAGGGACAGCTCTgacgaggaggagcagcagggggcggggaCTCGGGGACAGGGAGCCTGCAATGATATCCCGGTGTCTCTCATAGATTCAGTACCCAACCACGGGGAGCCTCTAAACGATGCGGTGGTGACCACCTTACAGGCACTCGAGGCCCTCGCTGCATCTGAGGAACAGAGTCCGGCACAGTCCGAGAGTAGCACAG GTGTAGAAATATCTCGAGCATTTAGTCCTGAATCCTCAGATTCTGGCAACGAGACAAACTCCTCTGAGATGACAGAGAGCTCCGAGCTGGCCACCGCTCAAAGGCACTCAGAAAACCACCTGAGGATGCATCTAGCCATGACAGAAGGATACCACGCCGTGAGCGAGGAAAAGACAGAGGCCGTTGCACCCAGCGATGGTGGTGCGGGAGATATGCAGTACAACCCTCAGGAGCATCAGGATGACGAGGCAAAATCATCTGCCGTCGCCTCCTCCCAGATGTTTCACTCGGATGGCGGTGAAATGGAGCCAGAGACAATGGAAATAAAGTCGGTCAGTGAATACTTCACTCAGATGCACATTGGCTCAGTAATGAGCAGgcacagaggaaaacagagggAGGCAGATGGCAGAATCCAAGGAGATCCAACCTGTGAATCCTCCGACAGATCTCACATGACTTCTCACGACGCAGCAAGAGAAGAACCCCCTCATCTTGTCGGGAAGTATAACGCTTTCACCGTGAGAGATTCCTACTACATGAATCAACTCGATCTTGGGCGAACTCACTTTAAAGACAGGCCTCAGAAATGGCAGCAGAGGGCGCCCGGAaacaaaatggcagaaaatcTCTCTCCAGAATGTGTGAATGACTCACAGGCTTCCCACGCAGACAGGTTGACAGTGAAGGGAGAGAAACGGGACTCAAGTGAAAGAAGCCAACTGTTAATTGACCATCTCCACTCTCCGTCCAAAGGGCCTGTCCTTGCAGGAGGAGATGCTACTTCACAGGACAATGAGCAGCAGCAAATTAAGATTCCACCGCGGGAGCATGACATCACACAGCCATACGAGTACCACGTGAGCAAGCGCATGTCATCCATACAGAGTGAAGGCGTTCATTCTCTCCAGAGCTCACAATGTTCCTCTATAGACGCTGGTTGTAgcacaggcagcagcagctgtgtcaCTCCCATGGATTCTCCTCTTTGTGCCACAGACAATATGCATGTACTCTCAGAGTCCTCTCTCAAGGGGCTGAGTTATGTAACGGCTGAGGAGAAAGCTTTCGGGCCCCCAGGTCAGGGGAGGGCTGGCCATTCTATGGACCCCACCCTGCTGAGGAAGATCCATGCAGCTACCAGTGCTGAGCCTGGGTTCGGGATCACACGGGATGGCAGTCACCGTATGCCCAAGATAAAAGAAACCACAG CTTGCACAAAGCTGAAGAAGGTTGGGGAAGAGTCATCTTTAGCTCTCTGTAATGAGACCAgtaccaccaccacaaccacgTCACCATCATCATTAAGAAGTAGCACAGAGCCCAGCGGGCTAACACAGGCCAGCCCAGAGCCTGACCCACACGCCCTGGCTTTCCCCTCAAGCGGATCTTCATGGGACCCTAAAACAAGCAGCCTCAGGAAGCCACACAGGGATTTGATGCTCAGGAGGAGTTGGAGCGCCATAATGCCAGGCTCCAGGAGCCTAGAGGCGCTGTTAGAAAAGACCAGAGCCACACTGACAAGGAAAAATGGTGGTCAGAATTTCCAGTCTCAAGATCCCCCAAACGCACAGAGGATATTCTCTGCCCAAACCTTGCCTAAGAGCTTGTCCCAAGGTTCAGTCGCCTCTAATTCATCTAGTAAAAGGCTGCTCAGTGGAACCTCCCTGTTGCTGCCAGAGTCAACAGCTCCCAGTCTGGATGCACGTAGGCCTACATGGAGGCGCCTTGTGCCCTTCAGTCACTTCTTCCCgcgaagaaagaaaaacactgatggTGATGTTGAAGACAGAAAGATGCACTCACATGCTCCGTTCTCTGTCAACTCGGTTTCTTTCTATcgcaaaaaaaagacagtcatGAAAGCTGACTATAAAGCTGAGCAGAGAAACACAGCCGCTGCTGTGAATGACGTGAGCCTCAAAGCAAGGTTAGCTCGTGTAAATTCAATGAAGGGAAAAACCTACAGCCTTCAGACAGGGTTCGCACTTGCACGTAAGGATGCCTTAGAGATTGGCGGCGTGTTGCGTTCCAGCCTCGGCCGCTTGTCCAGAGGTGAGAAACGCGAGGTCAACAAGGCTGACATGGACACGTTCTCTCAGTTGCTTTTCACGCAGGCCAAAGTGCTGAGCAGTGCCTGCAGTCAGATGGGCACAGAATACAGCAGCCCAGAGGAGTTACTGCTTACTCTGACGCACAGCTTCCACACACTCTGCTGCCTAACGCAAGCCTGCATGTCACTCGTGGATGGACTGAGCACCGAGAGCGAGCGGCGCGAGGTGGTAGCCAAGGTGGATGAGGTCGTCATGAACTACGTGTGTCTGCTGAAAGCTGCTGAGGCAGCTTCCGGAAGCTCCGCCAGTGACCAAAGTGTAAATGCATTGACACATCACTCTGCCACCATGTCTGCTATTATAAACGCACTAACTCACTCACTGAAAACACTGCTccacaaataa